From a single Alloactinosynnema sp. L-07 genomic region:
- a CDS encoding MFS transporter, with amino-acid sequence MSIVDDNPAAADEAARKREQRGWCWYDWANSVFPTSVTTVFGSLYLTAIAAEAAIADTARNGPNPCPADADGNTNKLKDCDISLFGLEFAAGSLWGYLLSFATIIQVLIVPLMGAIADRSANKKPMMAFFAFGGSIATAAMALVTGSNWQLGVVLFILGNIGFGTSVVIYYSYIPEIATADERDGLSTRGWAFGYLGSGTALAVQLAIVLSHEALGITEGDAARIAFVISGVWWALFTLIPLRRLRGHNPAKEGLVEGSVITAGFRELGATLRHARTFPLTLAFLGTYLIYTDGIATVANVSAQYGREELKFPADVLITTILIVQFVAFFGGMLHGLVAKHIGAKKTIMISLAVWVLVIGGAYFVQAGQALQFYLVAGGIGLVLGGTNALSRSLFSQMVPPGKEAQYFAVYEIGERATSWLGPLLFAFMAGATGSYRYAIISLVIFFFVGLVLMYFVPVRRAIQAVGNPEPAVL; translated from the coding sequence TTGAGCATCGTGGACGACAACCCCGCGGCGGCGGACGAGGCTGCCCGCAAGCGCGAACAGCGCGGCTGGTGCTGGTACGACTGGGCGAACTCGGTGTTCCCCACCTCGGTGACCACGGTCTTCGGTTCGCTCTATCTGACCGCGATCGCGGCCGAGGCCGCTATCGCCGACACCGCGCGCAACGGGCCCAACCCCTGCCCGGCCGACGCGGACGGCAACACCAACAAGCTCAAGGACTGCGACATCAGCCTGTTCGGGCTGGAGTTCGCCGCGGGCTCGCTGTGGGGCTACCTGCTGTCGTTCGCCACGATCATCCAGGTGCTGATCGTGCCGCTGATGGGCGCGATCGCCGACCGCTCGGCCAACAAGAAGCCGATGATGGCGTTCTTCGCCTTCGGCGGGTCGATCGCCACCGCCGCGATGGCGCTGGTCACCGGGTCGAACTGGCAACTGGGCGTGGTGCTGTTCATCCTCGGCAACATCGGCTTCGGCACGTCGGTGGTCATCTACTACTCCTACATCCCCGAGATCGCCACCGCCGACGAGCGCGACGGGCTGTCCACCCGCGGCTGGGCGTTCGGCTACCTGGGCAGCGGCACCGCGCTGGCGGTGCAGTTGGCGATCGTGCTGTCCCACGAGGCGCTGGGCATCACCGAGGGCGACGCCGCGCGGATAGCGTTCGTCATCTCCGGGGTGTGGTGGGCGCTGTTCACCCTGATCCCGCTGCGTCGCCTGCGCGGGCACAACCCCGCCAAGGAAGGGCTGGTCGAGGGCTCGGTCATCACCGCGGGCTTCCGCGAACTCGGCGCGACCCTGCGCCATGCGCGGACCTTTCCGCTGACCCTGGCCTTCCTCGGCACCTACCTGATCTACACCGACGGCATCGCCACCGTCGCCAACGTCTCCGCGCAGTACGGCCGCGAGGAACTGAAGTTCCCCGCCGACGTGCTGATCACCACCATCCTCATCGTCCAGTTCGTCGCCTTCTTCGGCGGAATGCTGCACGGCTTGGTCGCCAAGCACATCGGCGCGAAGAAGACGATCATGATCAGCCTCGCGGTGTGGGTGCTGGTGATCGGCGGTGCCTACTTCGTGCAGGCGGGCCAAGCGCTCCAGTTCTACCTGGTCGCGGGCGGCATCGGCCTGGTGCTGGGCGGCACGAACGCGCTGTCGCGGTCACTGTTCAGCCAGATGGTGCCCCCGGGCAAGGAAGCCCAGTACTTCGCCGTCTACGAGATCGGCGAGCGCGCCACGTCGTGGCTGGGCCCGCTGCTGTTCGCGTTCATGGCCGGGGCGACCGGCTCCTACCGGTACGCGATCATCTCGCTGGTCATCTTCTTCTTCGTCGGCCTGGTCCTGATGTATTTCGTCCCCGTCCGGCGCGCGATCCAGGCCGTGGGCAACCCAGAACCCGCGGTCCTCTGA
- a CDS encoding thymidine kinase, with the protein MSIEPTPAADPTDALSAVPAAGSRRARPVTGHLRFYYGPMDCGKSTLALQVDHNQARQGRKGLLLVHLDRSGLPQISSRIGITRSAIEVHPEVDLLDLVRGHWAVGARVDYLIVDEAQFLAPTQVDQLAELADDSQVDVYCFGIATDFRSELFPGSRRLFELADDLQPVQVDVLCWCGLPARFNARVQGGQVTRAGDTVLVADTGHSRVGTHSEPLSEHRTTTVRYQVLCRRHFRLGDLGTDPGVQGQLSFA; encoded by the coding sequence GTGAGTATCGAGCCGACTCCCGCCGCCGACCCGACCGACGCCCTCTCCGCCGTGCCCGCGGCGGGGTCCCGACGGGCCCGGCCCGTCACCGGGCACCTGCGCTTCTACTACGGGCCGATGGACTGCGGGAAGTCCACGCTGGCCCTGCAGGTCGACCACAATCAGGCCCGGCAGGGCCGCAAGGGGCTGCTGCTGGTGCACCTGGACCGCTCCGGGCTGCCGCAGATCTCCAGCCGCATCGGGATCACCCGCTCGGCCATCGAGGTACACCCCGAGGTCGATCTACTCGACCTGGTGCGCGGGCACTGGGCCGTCGGGGCGCGAGTGGACTACCTGATCGTCGACGAAGCCCAGTTCCTCGCTCCCACCCAGGTCGACCAGCTCGCCGAACTGGCCGACGACTCCCAAGTCGACGTCTACTGCTTCGGGATCGCCACCGACTTCCGCAGCGAGCTGTTCCCCGGGTCGCGGCGGCTGTTCGAACTCGCCGACGACCTGCAGCCCGTCCAGGTCGACGTGCTGTGCTGGTGTGGGCTGCCCGCACGGTTCAACGCCCGCGTCCAGGGCGGCCAGGTGACACGGGCCGGGGACACCGTTCTCGTCGCGGACACGGGGCACTCTCGTGTCGGTACGCACAGTGAACCCCTCTCCGAACACCGTACAACTACCGTCCGTTACCAGGTGCTCTGCCGGCGCCACTTCCGCTTGGGGGACCTCGGTACCGACCCGGGGGTCCAAGGTCAACTATCGTTCGCCTGA
- a CDS encoding RNA polymerase-binding protein RbpA, which produces MADRVLRGSRLGAVSYETDRNHDLAPRRTVRYACPKDHDFEVPFSDDAEIPSVWECRLHGLESKMIDGSAPEPKKTKPPRTHWDMLLERRTIPELEDLLTERLQELRGRRGARSA; this is translated from the coding sequence ATGGCCGACCGTGTGCTTCGTGGTAGCAGGCTGGGAGCGGTCAGCTACGAGACTGACCGCAATCACGACCTTGCCCCGCGCCGAACGGTTCGCTACGCGTGCCCGAAGGACCACGACTTCGAGGTGCCGTTCTCCGACGACGCCGAGATCCCCTCGGTGTGGGAGTGCCGCCTGCACGGGCTGGAATCGAAGATGATCGACGGCTCGGCCCCCGAGCCGAAGAAGACCAAGCCGCCGCGCACCCACTGGGACATGCTGCTCGAGCGCCGCACGATCCCGGAGCTGGAAGACCTGCTCACCGAGCGCCTCCAGGAACTCCGCGGCCGCCGCGGCGCCCGTAGCGCGTAA
- a CDS encoding amidohydrolase family protein: MTYPVPRPQALRAGGLFDGERAIGRGMVVIDGGRIVDVDTTGAAPPTAAEVVDLGEDAWILPGLIDTHVHLAFDATADVVATVTTANDETVLEGMRAAAARALRAGITTVRDLGDRDYLSLRLRREWVGRPHAGPHIVASGPPITTPGGHCHFLGGEAAGAGALRAAVRARHERGCEVVKVMVSGGVMTPGSAAHASQFGLADLRVVVEEAHRLGMSTAGHAHAGSAIGDALEAGFDSLEHVTFITEDGVAADARLVERIARRGVVVGTTVGKLPGARAVSAATTGRRAGIDQVRAELYLAGARMSAGTDAGIAPDKPHDVLPYGIAHLVDVIGMRPHEALKAATVVAAEACGLSEVKGRLRAGMDADLVVVGRDPLADMSALRDVRAVYRAGHRVVGGQR; this comes from the coding sequence GTGACCTATCCAGTGCCGAGGCCACAGGCTCTGCGGGCAGGTGGGCTGTTCGATGGGGAGCGGGCCATCGGCCGGGGCATGGTGGTGATCGACGGCGGCAGGATCGTCGATGTCGACACCACCGGCGCCGCGCCGCCGACGGCGGCGGAGGTCGTCGATCTGGGGGAGGACGCGTGGATCCTGCCTGGCTTGATCGACACTCACGTGCACCTCGCCTTCGACGCCACCGCCGACGTGGTGGCCACCGTGACGACGGCGAACGATGAGACGGTGCTGGAGGGCATGCGCGCCGCGGCCGCGCGGGCGCTGCGGGCGGGCATCACCACAGTGCGTGACCTGGGTGACCGTGACTATCTGTCGTTGCGGCTGCGCCGCGAGTGGGTGGGCCGCCCGCACGCCGGGCCGCACATCGTCGCTTCCGGCCCGCCGATCACCACGCCGGGTGGCCACTGTCATTTCCTCGGGGGCGAGGCGGCCGGGGCGGGTGCGCTGCGGGCGGCGGTGCGGGCGCGTCACGAGCGTGGTTGCGAGGTGGTCAAGGTGATGGTGAGCGGGGGTGTCATGACCCCGGGCAGTGCCGCGCACGCGTCGCAGTTCGGGTTGGCGGATCTGCGGGTCGTGGTCGAGGAGGCGCACCGGCTCGGGATGTCGACCGCGGGCCACGCGCACGCCGGGTCCGCGATCGGCGACGCGCTGGAGGCAGGCTTCGACTCGCTCGAACACGTCACGTTCATCACCGAGGACGGCGTCGCGGCCGACGCGCGTCTGGTGGAGCGCATCGCCAGGCGGGGGGTCGTGGTCGGCACGACCGTGGGGAAGCTGCCCGGCGCCCGCGCGGTGTCGGCCGCCACGACTGGGCGGCGCGCGGGCATCGACCAGGTCCGGGCCGAGCTCTACCTCGCCGGTGCGCGGATGTCGGCGGGAACCGACGCGGGTATCGCCCCGGACAAGCCGCACGATGTGCTGCCCTACGGCATCGCCCACCTCGTCGACGTGATCGGAATGCGGCCGCATGAGGCGCTCAAGGCCGCCACCGTCGTCGCCGCCGAGGCCTGCGGCCTGTCGGAGGTCAAGGGCAGGCTGCGCGCGGGCATGGACGCCGACCTGGTCGTGGTGGGGCGCGACCCGCTCGCCGACATGTCCGCCTTGCGCGACGTCCGCGCCGTCTACCGCGCCGGACATCGTGTCGTCGGTGGTCAACGCTGA
- a CDS encoding polyprenol monophosphomannose synthase, with protein sequence MADQPHGEDKLDPVLVVIPTYNERDNIEIIVERLHAALPQTHVLIVDDGSPDGTGDLADAMAEKDDRVNVLHRTEKAGLGAAYIAGFKWALARDYAVICEMDADGSHAPEDLPRILDALTDADLALGSRWVPGGKVVNWPKSREFISRGGSLYSRLALGASIRDMTGGFRAFRRAVLEKLKLDTVASAGYCFQIDLAWRTIEAGFTVVEVPITFAERERGESKMSGNIVREALIRVTKWGLRRRGNQLKHLLRIKK encoded by the coding sequence ATGGCGGACCAGCCGCACGGCGAGGACAAGCTCGACCCGGTCCTGGTGGTGATCCCGACCTACAACGAGCGGGACAACATCGAGATCATCGTCGAGCGGTTGCACGCCGCCCTGCCGCAGACCCACGTGCTGATCGTCGACGACGGCAGCCCGGACGGCACCGGCGACCTCGCCGACGCGATGGCCGAGAAGGACGACCGCGTCAACGTGCTGCACCGCACCGAGAAGGCGGGCCTGGGCGCGGCCTACATCGCGGGCTTCAAGTGGGCGCTGGCGCGCGACTACGCGGTCATCTGCGAGATGGACGCCGACGGCTCCCACGCCCCGGAGGACCTCCCGCGCATCCTCGACGCGCTCACCGACGCCGATCTGGCGCTGGGGTCGCGCTGGGTGCCCGGCGGCAAGGTCGTCAACTGGCCCAAGTCCCGCGAGTTCATCTCCCGCGGCGGCAGCTTGTACTCACGGCTGGCCCTGGGCGCCTCGATCCGCGACATGACCGGCGGCTTCCGCGCGTTCCGCCGCGCGGTCCTGGAGAAGCTCAAGCTCGACACGGTGGCGTCGGCTGGCTACTGCTTCCAGATCGACCTGGCGTGGCGGACCATCGAGGCGGGCTTCACCGTCGTCGAGGTGCCGATCACCTTCGCCGAACGCGAACGCGGCGAGTCGAAGATGAGCGGCAACATCGTCCGCGAGGCCCTGATCCGGGTCACCAAGTGGGGCCTGCGCCGCCGCGGCAACCAGCTCAAGCACTTGCTGCGCATCAAGAAGTAG